The following proteins are co-located in the Trichormus variabilis 0441 genome:
- the trxB gene encoding thioredoxin-disulfide reductase: MSNPTVENLVIIGSGPAGYTAAIYAARANLKPVVFEGFQAGGLPGGQLMTTTEVENFPGFPQGITGPDLMDRMKAQAERWGAELYTEDVISVDLSQRPFTVRSEEREFKAHSIIIATGATAKRLGLPSEHQFWSRGISACAICDGATPIFHGAELAVIGAGDSAAEESIYLTKYGSKVNLLVRSEKMRASKAMQDRVLSNPKIQVHWNTEVVDVFGNGHMDGVKVRNNKTGEETTVHARGLFYAIGHKPNTSLFQGQLELDEIGYVVTKHGSPETSVEGVFAAGDVQDHEYRQAITAAGSGCAAALLAERWLSANALIQEFHQEPTINNELETQPVAQKTEAEQEAGFALSATRHAGGYALRKLFHESDRLLIVKYVSPGCGPCHTLKPILNKVVDEFDGKIHFVEIDIDQDRDIAENAGVTGTPTVQFFKDKELVKEVKGVKQKSEYRQLIEANL; the protein is encoded by the coding sequence ATGTCTAACCCAACTGTAGAAAACTTAGTCATTATTGGTTCTGGGCCAGCAGGGTACACGGCTGCTATCTATGCGGCGAGAGCTAACCTAAAACCCGTTGTATTTGAAGGTTTTCAAGCTGGGGGTTTGCCTGGTGGGCAACTTATGACAACGACTGAGGTAGAAAACTTTCCAGGGTTTCCCCAAGGGATTACCGGGCCGGATTTAATGGATAGGATGAAGGCTCAAGCAGAACGCTGGGGGGCTGAGTTATATACTGAAGATGTTATATCAGTTGACTTGAGCCAACGTCCATTTACTGTGCGCTCAGAGGAAAGAGAATTTAAAGCACACAGTATTATTATTGCCACTGGTGCGACGGCAAAACGTTTAGGTTTACCTAGCGAGCATCAATTCTGGAGTCGGGGGATTTCGGCTTGTGCAATTTGTGATGGTGCAACCCCAATTTTCCACGGTGCAGAGTTAGCTGTGATTGGTGCTGGTGACTCGGCGGCGGAAGAGTCCATATATCTCACCAAGTACGGCTCGAAGGTTAATTTGTTGGTGCGTTCTGAAAAGATGCGGGCTTCTAAAGCTATGCAAGACCGCGTTTTGAGTAACCCCAAAATCCAAGTGCATTGGAACACAGAAGTTGTGGATGTGTTTGGTAATGGTCACATGGATGGGGTGAAAGTCCGCAATAATAAGACTGGGGAAGAAACCACAGTACACGCCAGGGGTTTGTTCTACGCTATTGGTCACAAGCCCAACACTTCCTTATTTCAGGGACAACTAGAACTAGATGAAATTGGTTATGTTGTTACCAAACATGGTTCGCCAGAAACTAGTGTAGAGGGTGTGTTCGCGGCGGGTGACGTACAAGACCATGAGTATCGTCAAGCAATTACGGCGGCTGGTAGTGGCTGCGCGGCGGCGCTGTTAGCGGAACGTTGGTTGTCTGCGAATGCGTTGATTCAAGAGTTCCATCAAGAACCAACAATCAATAATGAGTTAGAAACTCAGCCAGTAGCGCAGAAAACAGAAGCGGAACAAGAGGCGGGATTTGCTTTGAGCGCAACTCGCCATGCTGGTGGCTATGCTTTACGAAAATTATTTCATGAAAGCGATCGCCTACTCATTGTCAAATACGTCTCCCCTGGCTGTGGCCCTTGCCATACTCTCAAGCCAATCTTAAATAAAGTAGTCGATGAATTTGACGGCAAAATCCACTTTGTGGAAATCGACATTGACCAAGACCGGGATATTGCGGAAAATGCTGGGGTAACCGGCACACCAACTGTTCAGTTCTTTAAGGATAAAGAACTGGTGAAAGAAGTTAAGGGTGTTAAGCAAAAAAGTGAGTATCGTCAGTTGATTGAAGCTAATCTCTAG
- a CDS encoding carbohydrate ABC transporter permease, with protein MNQLTVKDWILIKRRLTPYLFLLPALILLGLTVFWPALQAFYLSFTSYEDLSQPPQWIGIKNFLRLWKDAVFWKTLENTFLYLVAVVPILVIAPLGLAILVNQKLRGINWFRAAYYTPVVISMVVAGIAWKWLYAENGLLNQLLKTIGLFPEGIPWLTTSAKVFGIVPISLASVMAVTIWKGLGYYMVIYLAGLQSIPADVYEAAAIDGSDGISKHWDITIPLMKPYLALVAVISAISATKVFEEVYIMTQGGPLNSSKTIVYYLYEQAFSNLEISYACTIGLVLFLIILALSVLRLVISQPGGDGLV; from the coding sequence ATGAATCAATTGACGGTTAAAGATTGGATACTCATCAAGCGGCGGCTGACTCCCTATCTGTTCTTGCTACCTGCTTTGATTTTGTTGGGGTTAACAGTCTTTTGGCCGGCATTGCAAGCGTTTTACCTGAGTTTTACTAGCTACGAAGACCTGAGCCAACCACCCCAGTGGATAGGGATTAAAAACTTTCTTCGGTTGTGGAAAGATGCTGTTTTCTGGAAAACTTTAGAAAATACATTTCTTTATCTTGTCGCTGTAGTGCCGATTTTGGTGATTGCGCCTTTAGGGTTGGCAATCTTAGTGAATCAAAAACTACGCGGAATTAATTGGTTTAGAGCCGCGTACTACACACCAGTAGTAATTTCTATGGTGGTCGCAGGTATCGCTTGGAAATGGCTATACGCCGAAAATGGTTTACTTAATCAGTTGCTCAAAACAATTGGTCTTTTCCCAGAAGGTATTCCCTGGCTCACTACTTCCGCTAAAGTTTTCGGTATTGTGCCAATCTCCCTAGCCAGTGTCATGGCTGTGACGATATGGAAAGGACTAGGCTATTACATGGTGATTTATCTAGCTGGGTTGCAATCAATTCCCGCAGATGTGTATGAAGCCGCCGCCATTGATGGCTCAGATGGTATTAGTAAACATTGGGATATTACCATCCCTTTAATGAAACCCTATTTAGCACTAGTAGCGGTAATTTCCGCGATTTCTGCTACTAAGGTATTTGAGGAAGTTTACATCATGACTCAAGGGGGGCCGCTCAATAGCTCGAAAACCATTGTTTATTATCTCTATGAGCAAGCCTTTAGTAATTTAGAAATTAGCTACGCCTGCACCATTGGACTAGTACTATTTTTGATAATTTTAGCTTTGTCAGTTTTGCGGTTAGTGATTAGTCAACCAGGGGGAGACGGTCTAGTTTAA
- a CDS encoding RNA 2'-phosphotransferase has product MEQARQVKISKFLSKHLRHTPERLGLVLAPGGWVAVDELLSACASHQFPISRADLEQVVSNNDKQRFSFDETATKIRANQGHSVEVDLQLQPQLPPPILYHGTGEKSVPAILKSGLLKMSRHHVHLSKDIETARTVGIRHGKPVIFSVDAMVMYQSGFTFYCSDNGVYLVDHVPPEYLHMMN; this is encoded by the coding sequence ATGGAGCAAGCACGTCAAGTCAAAATCAGCAAATTCTTAAGTAAGCATTTGCGTCATACACCAGAACGCCTTGGTTTGGTTTTGGCTCCTGGCGGTTGGGTAGCAGTTGATGAGTTACTATCTGCTTGTGCATCCCATCAATTTCCTATTTCTCGTGCAGACTTGGAACAGGTTGTATCTAACAATGATAAGCAGCGCTTCTCATTCGATGAAACTGCAACTAAAATTCGAGCCAATCAGGGACATAGTGTGGAAGTAGATTTGCAACTACAACCACAACTTCCACCACCAATTCTTTATCACGGTACAGGTGAAAAATCAGTACCAGCAATCTTAAAATCTGGATTGCTGAAAATGTCACGTCACCATGTGCATTTATCTAAAGATATAGAAACTGCCCGAACAGTAGGAATACGGCATGGTAAACCAGTTATATTTTCTGTTGATGCTATGGTTATGTATCAATCAGGATTTACTTTTTATTGTTCAGATAATGGGGTTTATTTAGTGGATCATGTTCCACCTGAGTATTTACATATGATGAATTAA
- a CDS encoding YdeI/OmpD-associated family protein: MPNFDNQLQTFQASDRQEWREWLTQNYQTSIGVWLIYYKVKSGKPSIKYNEAVKEALCFGWIDSKVKSLDKERYMQIFTPRKPKSGWSKLNKQYIQELTLQGLITEAGLAKITVAKQDGSWTILDAIEALIIPDDLQQALAANETASTYFLGLSSSSKKNILLRLASAKRPETRLKRIEETINLALQNKITKL, encoded by the coding sequence ATGCCAAACTTTGATAATCAATTACAAACATTCCAGGCCAGCGATCGCCAAGAATGGCGGGAATGGTTGACACAAAACTATCAAACATCAATTGGGGTATGGCTAATTTACTACAAAGTCAAAAGTGGTAAACCGAGTATTAAATATAATGAGGCAGTCAAAGAAGCCTTATGTTTTGGTTGGATTGACAGTAAAGTTAAATCCTTGGACAAAGAACGTTATATGCAGATATTTACCCCCCGAAAACCGAAGAGTGGATGGTCAAAATTAAATAAGCAATATATCCAAGAACTTACTCTGCAAGGTTTGATTACCGAGGCTGGTTTAGCGAAGATTACAGTTGCAAAACAAGACGGTTCATGGACTATCTTAGATGCAATAGAAGCATTAATTATTCCCGATGACTTACAACAAGCCTTAGCAGCTAATGAAACAGCTAGTACATATTTTTTAGGATTAAGTAGCTCATCGAAGAAAAATATTCTTTTACGGCTTGCCAGCGCTAAACGTCCGGAAACAAGGCTGAAGCGAATTGAGGAAACTATAAATTTAGCATTACAAAACAAAATCACCAAGTTATAA
- a CDS encoding slipin family protein codes for MWKYFYIKPNEIGILYHRSDFKKILQPGTYIYFGRHWQVKTYDLNQPEAKIENLELLLRNHGAELQEYLLVVRTGFNQAALVRCGQIWLSVLPNQLRVFWRGFIEVQAHFFNLETSLELPAEFVQQVRGIALSGIKKFPISEYELGLLYVQNNFVRSLSTGEYAFWSIDRDVSVRTISRLVPNPDFPLEEILIERHPDFVATYCETVQLQSQQVAIARYQGKVIAILPPTSRKLFWQDVEVEVIDISTDAKLPTSLIGELVSGSREVVALSHNYLHLCEVPPQHIGLLYINQEFQTQLPSGKHAWWVFGRSWQTEVFDLRQQTLEVSGQDILTKDKVPLRLNLTAGYRLLDPLKARNSLSDILNYLYKELQFALRGAVGERSLDALLEDKGTIDRSIFEYIRQKTADYGIEVDSVGVKDIILPGEIKTILSKVVEAEKAAQANVVRRREETAATRSMLNTAKVMEDNPVALRLKELEVLERIAEKIEKIQVNGSLDSILTELIRINRN; via the coding sequence ATGTGGAAATATTTTTATATTAAACCTAACGAAATCGGCATTTTATATCATCGGAGTGATTTCAAAAAAATCTTACAGCCGGGGACTTACATTTATTTTGGTAGGCATTGGCAAGTTAAAACTTATGATCTCAATCAGCCTGAAGCTAAGATTGAGAACTTGGAATTATTACTAAGAAATCATGGTGCAGAATTACAGGAGTATTTGCTAGTAGTTAGGACAGGATTTAATCAAGCTGCTTTAGTCAGGTGTGGTCAAATTTGGCTTAGTGTTTTACCTAATCAATTGCGGGTATTTTGGCGTGGTTTTATAGAGGTACAAGCTCATTTTTTCAATTTGGAAACAAGTTTGGAATTACCTGCTGAGTTTGTGCAGCAAGTAAGGGGAATTGCTTTGAGTGGAATCAAGAAATTCCCAATTTCTGAGTATGAGCTTGGTTTGCTGTATGTGCAGAACAACTTTGTGCGATCGCTCTCTACCGGAGAGTACGCTTTTTGGTCGATTGATCGGGATGTTTCTGTGCGGACTATCAGTCGTCTTGTCCCTAATCCAGACTTTCCCTTAGAAGAAATATTGATTGAGCGACACCCTGATTTTGTGGCTACTTATTGCGAAACGGTACAGTTACAAAGTCAACAAGTAGCGATCGCTCGTTATCAAGGTAAAGTCATTGCTATCCTACCACCAACCAGCCGCAAGCTATTCTGGCAAGACGTGGAAGTAGAAGTAATTGACATCAGCACCGATGCTAAATTGCCAACTTCCCTTATTGGTGAGTTAGTGTCTGGTTCACGAGAGGTTGTAGCCTTGAGCCACAATTACTTACACCTTTGTGAAGTACCACCACAACACATTGGCTTGTTATACATTAATCAAGAGTTTCAAACACAACTCCCTTCAGGGAAACACGCCTGGTGGGTGTTTGGACGTTCTTGGCAAACGGAAGTCTTTGACCTACGTCAACAAACTTTGGAAGTATCCGGGCAAGATATCCTCACCAAGGATAAAGTACCCTTACGCTTGAACTTAACTGCTGGCTACCGCCTTCTTGACCCCTTGAAAGCCAGAAACAGCTTATCAGATATTCTCAACTATTTGTATAAAGAATTGCAGTTTGCCTTACGTGGTGCTGTGGGGGAGAGGAGTTTGGATGCTTTACTGGAGGATAAAGGCACAATTGATAGAAGTATTTTTGAGTATATTCGTCAGAAAACTGCCGACTATGGAATCGAAGTAGATTCTGTTGGAGTGAAAGATATTATTCTTCCCGGCGAAATTAAAACTATTTTGAGCAAAGTAGTGGAAGCCGAAAAAGCTGCCCAAGCTAACGTAGTTCGTCGTCGTGAAGAAACAGCCGCCACTCGCAGTATGTTGAATACCGCCAAGGTCATGGAAGATAACCCCGTAGCCTTGCGTTTAAAGGAATTGGAGGTGTTAGAGCGAATTGCCGAGAAGATTGAGAAAATACAAGTAAATGGCAGCTTGGACAGCATTTTGACGGAATTAATTCGGATTAATCGCAATTAA
- a CDS encoding RNA recognition motif domain-containing protein has product MSIYVGNLSYEVTQDTLSAVFAEYGTVKRVQLPTDRETGQPRGFGFVEMGSEAEEAAAIEALDGAEWMGRDLKVNKAKPREDRGPSGGNRGGYGGGGGRNRY; this is encoded by the coding sequence ATGTCAATTTATGTAGGCAACCTCTCTTACGAAGTTACCCAAGACACCTTAAGTGCCGTTTTTGCAGAATACGGTACTGTAAAGCGTGTTCAACTACCTACTGACCGCGAAACAGGACAACCACGGGGTTTTGGTTTTGTGGAAATGGGAAGTGAAGCTGAAGAAGCAGCCGCTATCGAAGCTCTTGATGGTGCTGAATGGATGGGACGTGACCTAAAAGTTAACAAAGCCAAGCCCAGAGAAGACCGAGGTCCTTCTGGTGGTAATCGGGGAGGATACGGTGGAGGCGGTGGACGCAACCGCTACTAA
- the rpsU gene encoding 30S ribosomal protein S21, whose product MTQIVVGENEHIESALRRFKREVSKAGIFQDMRKHRHFETPIEKSKRKKLALHKQSKRRFRT is encoded by the coding sequence ATGACCCAAATAGTAGTGGGTGAGAATGAACACATTGAGTCAGCCTTACGCCGATTCAAGCGAGAAGTTTCCAAAGCGGGAATTTTCCAAGACATGAGGAAACACCGTCACTTTGAAACGCCTATTGAAAAAAGCAAGCGCAAAAAACTCGCCTTGCACAAACAAAGCAAAAGACGTTTCCGTACCTAA
- a CDS encoding type II toxin-antitoxin system RelE/ParE family toxin has product MWNVEFHDEFESEFDDLPEEVQDELSATAQLLEEFGSQLKRPHADTLNGSQYSNMKELRFNADGGVWRVAFAFDPKRQAILLVAGDKSGVSQKRFYKELIKKADARYKSHLLKLEKDSAQDGKELKRQNQRTTNRTPEKD; this is encoded by the coding sequence GTGTGGAACGTTGAATTTCATGATGAGTTTGAATCAGAATTTGATGATTTACCTGAAGAAGTACAAGATGAACTAAGCGCTACAGCACAGCTATTAGAAGAATTTGGTTCACAGCTCAAACGTCCTCATGCTGACACGCTCAACGGTTCCCAATACAGCAATATGAAAGAGTTGAGGTTTAATGCTGATGGTGGTGTTTGGCGTGTAGCGTTCGCTTTTGATCCAAAAAGGCAAGCAATCTTACTCGTAGCAGGTGATAAATCAGGTGTTAGCCAAAAGCGTTTTTACAAGGAATTAATCAAAAAAGCTGATGCTCGATATAAAAGTCATCTTTTAAAGTTAGAAAAGGATTCAGCACAAGATGGGAAAGAGCTTAAGAGACAAAATCAAAGAACTACCAATAGAACGCCAGAAAAAGATTGA
- a CDS encoding adenylate/guanylate cyclase domain-containing protein: MTELTLRLQQGDTETTVTVNRDVFTIGRLPECNLYLPFAGVSRKHAQLVKKADGKWIIEDLGSKNGTQVNQSIVSHPRQLQHGDVIWLGNVNLVVMFQKPVTVVSIEPVPVSDVGEQRTIFRSAKQLQQQWIEANSDDGDISNKNKTIARLKDLVDIAKNLCAAASIEEIFFQVQQVVFRYLGSIDRLALLIDVNGCGHLELVNAGTRSKTQQQYLLADASWISRSICQKVFEEKIVIQTADTHKDERFSSEHSILLKGIRSAMAVPLWDENKVVGVLYADAHLSSYHWERDGEEELSFFSALANLVASSVQRWLLAEKLKTEEVIRHRLERYHSPAVVQQLISIGGLPDGRLPPAESEISILFADLVGFTAISERLTPTAIAQLLNNLFEEMLQEVFACGGTLDKYIGDCIMAFFGAPEPQADHADRATAAAKGMLIRMEHLNANGFWQEPLQLRIAINSGKAVVGDVGSSQRVEYTALGGTINLAARMEAVCPPSECVISEATYELLSQRYDFQKMGDYRFKGIDRLVKVYQTKLQHVTTIINH, translated from the coding sequence ATGACTGAACTGACTTTACGCCTACAACAAGGAGATACGGAAACAACTGTTACCGTGAATCGAGATGTGTTCACAATTGGTCGGTTGCCGGAATGTAATTTATACTTACCGTTCGCTGGTGTTTCTCGTAAGCACGCTCAATTGGTAAAAAAAGCTGATGGTAAATGGATAATTGAGGATCTGGGTAGTAAAAACGGAACACAAGTTAATCAAAGCATTGTTAGCCATCCACGACAGTTGCAGCATGGTGATGTCATTTGGTTGGGGAATGTGAATTTAGTCGTGATGTTTCAAAAACCTGTAACAGTAGTCTCGATTGAGCCAGTACCAGTTTCTGATGTTGGCGAACAGAGAACCATTTTTCGCAGTGCCAAGCAACTACAACAACAATGGATAGAAGCTAATAGTGATGATGGTGACATCAGCAATAAGAATAAAACAATTGCCCGGCTTAAGGACTTAGTAGACATCGCCAAAAATCTGTGTGCAGCTGCATCCATCGAGGAAATCTTTTTTCAGGTACAACAGGTTGTGTTTCGTTACCTCGGTAGTATTGACCGTTTAGCATTATTAATTGATGTCAATGGTTGCGGTCATCTAGAGCTAGTCAACGCTGGTACTAGAAGTAAAACTCAACAGCAATATTTATTAGCTGATGCTAGTTGGATTAGTCGTAGTATCTGTCAAAAGGTATTTGAAGAAAAAATCGTCATCCAAACTGCTGACACTCACAAAGATGAGCGGTTTTCTAGTGAACACAGCATTTTACTCAAAGGCATTCGTAGCGCGATGGCTGTACCGTTATGGGATGAAAATAAAGTTGTAGGCGTGCTTTATGCTGATGCTCATTTGTCTTCTTATCACTGGGAGAGAGATGGCGAAGAAGAACTCAGCTTTTTTTCCGCTTTGGCAAATCTTGTGGCTTCTAGCGTCCAACGTTGGTTATTAGCAGAGAAACTGAAAACAGAAGAAGTCATTCGCCATCGCCTAGAACGTTATCATTCTCCGGCCGTCGTCCAACAATTGATTTCTATTGGTGGTTTACCAGATGGTCGCTTACCGCCGGCGGAAAGCGAAATCAGTATTTTGTTTGCTGATTTAGTGGGATTTACAGCTATTTCCGAAAGATTAACACCAACAGCGATCGCTCAATTATTAAATAACTTATTTGAAGAGATGTTACAAGAAGTGTTTGCCTGTGGCGGCACTTTAGATAAATATATCGGTGATTGTATCATGGCATTTTTTGGCGCGCCCGAACCCCAAGCAGACCACGCTGATCGCGCCACTGCTGCGGCTAAAGGTATGCTTATTCGGATGGAACATCTCAACGCCAATGGTTTCTGGCAAGAACCGCTACAGTTACGTATAGCCATTAACAGTGGTAAGGCTGTTGTTGGGGATGTTGGTAGTTCTCAAAGGGTAGAGTACACAGCCTTAGGCGGAACAATTAATTTAGCTGCGCGTATGGAAGCAGTGTGTCCACCTAGCGAATGCGTCATTAGTGAAGCCACTTATGAATTACTTTCACAACGTTATGATTTTCAAAAAATGGGAGATTATCGTTTTAAAGGAATTGATAGATTAGTCAAGGTGTATCAAACAAAGCTACAACACGTCACAACTATTATTAATCATTAG
- a CDS encoding VanZ family protein, translating to MVRSQQNPQKYNWIFFLVSVFIVLIATLYPFNFSKIVKFSITEIIASFNNSSSFQDQVNNILLFLPVGWTFGNLCQNSIKKITLQIFFVILVSFGLSLTVEFLQIFLPSRSPTPADLLNNSLGGLFGFIGFSIWNAKSFSSTVEKLESSRVSKSSKLIICFFCGYLVLTLFISLFWQGTTNLSNWDSNYYLSVGNEITGNKAWAGYVSEISIVDRAISKNEASQTLADANYLHKLGNSLVAHYKLNGECCYQDQTGNQPELLWQGRSASTSKSQGAFLDAHHWLKTSTPVSHLSQRMSQTSEFTISTAIATSNLNQKGPARIISVSGSSQRRNWTLGQQGNSLDFRLRTPLTGENGTELKLNIPNVFTDTYLHHLVITYSRGNIQIYVDKLENFHSFSLLDLIPKEQRIFYYALTFMPLGIGLGIITFLARKKLIFYRILFYSGILIPSLMLEGILVSESGKDFSIKHLLLGISFTAVTMIFLRIRAARLKTIS from the coding sequence ATGGTGAGAAGCCAACAAAATCCGCAAAAATATAATTGGATATTTTTCCTTGTTAGCGTTTTTATTGTATTAATAGCTACTCTTTACCCATTTAATTTTTCAAAAATAGTAAAATTTTCAATTACTGAAATTATCGCTAGCTTTAATAATTCAAGCTCCTTCCAAGACCAGGTGAATAATATTTTATTATTTCTACCCGTGGGTTGGACTTTCGGTAACTTATGCCAAAATTCGATCAAAAAAATTACATTACAAATTTTCTTCGTAATTTTGGTTAGCTTTGGCTTGTCATTAACAGTTGAATTTCTCCAGATATTCTTACCCTCTAGAAGTCCTACGCCTGCTGATTTATTGAATAATAGTTTAGGAGGCTTATTTGGGTTTATTGGTTTTTCTATATGGAATGCAAAAAGCTTTAGTAGTACAGTAGAAAAACTAGAGTCAAGTCGAGTGAGTAAATCATCTAAACTAATTATTTGTTTTTTCTGTGGTTATTTAGTTTTGACATTGTTTATCTCACTATTCTGGCAAGGTACAACTAATTTAAGTAATTGGGATAGTAATTATTACTTGAGTGTTGGTAATGAAATTACAGGTAATAAAGCATGGGCAGGATATGTATCGGAAATCTCTATTGTTGATAGAGCTATATCCAAAAATGAGGCATCACAAACTTTAGCTGATGCCAATTACTTGCATAAGCTCGGTAATTCTTTAGTAGCTCACTATAAACTGAATGGTGAATGTTGCTATCAAGACCAAACAGGTAATCAGCCAGAGCTATTATGGCAAGGAAGGTCTGCCAGTACATCAAAAAGCCAAGGTGCATTTTTAGATGCTCATCATTGGTTGAAAACATCGACTCCTGTCAGCCATCTTAGCCAAAGAATGAGTCAGACATCGGAGTTTACTATTAGTACAGCGATCGCCACTAGTAATCTAAACCAGAAAGGCCCAGCACGAATTATCTCTGTTTCTGGTAGTTCTCAACGCCGCAATTGGACGCTAGGACAGCAGGGAAATAGCCTAGACTTCCGCTTACGTACACCACTTACGGGAGAAAATGGGACGGAATTGAAATTAAATATACCTAATGTCTTTACGGACACTTACCTTCATCATCTTGTTATCACCTATTCCAGAGGTAATATCCAAATATATGTAGATAAGCTAGAAAATTTTCATTCTTTTAGCTTGCTGGATTTAATTCCCAAAGAGCAGCGAATTTTTTATTATGCACTCACTTTCATGCCTTTAGGAATAGGTTTAGGAATAATCACTTTCCTAGCTAGAAAAAAATTAATATTTTATAGAATTTTATTTTATAGTGGAATTCTGATACCTTCTTTGATGTTAGAAGGTATTTTAGTTAGTGAAAGTGGCAAAGATTTCAGTATCAAACACCTACTGCTTGGTATCTCTTTTACAGCAGTGACCATGATATTTTTGAGAATCCGGGCAGCTAGACTAAAAACGATCAGTTAG
- the ylqF gene encoding ribosome biogenesis GTPase YlqF, producing MGLTDNYKLNLIQWYPGHIAKAEKNLKEQLSRVDVVFEVRDARIPLATHHPQIDEWVGNKARILVLNRLDMIPPQVRSLWIDYFQNRGEVPYCTNAQHGQGVAGVAKAAQAAGVELNQRRRDRGMLPRAVRAVVIGFPNVGKSALINRLLGKRVVESAARPGVTRQLRWVRISDQLELLDAPGVIPVKLGNQEAAVKLAICDDIGQASYDNQLVAAALIDIVNSLQEQAGELLPRSPLYARYELDPTPHTGEGYLHALAEYRHKGDVERTARQLLTDYRKGLLGTLPLELPPM from the coding sequence ATGGGCTTAACTGATAACTACAAATTAAATTTAATTCAATGGTATCCGGGGCATATTGCCAAAGCGGAAAAGAATCTTAAAGAACAGCTATCGCGGGTAGATGTGGTATTTGAGGTTAGAGATGCGCGGATTCCTTTGGCTACTCATCATCCACAAATAGACGAGTGGGTGGGAAATAAGGCGCGAATTTTGGTGTTAAACCGATTAGATATGATACCTCCACAGGTGCGATCTCTGTGGATAGATTATTTCCAAAATCGCGGCGAAGTCCCTTATTGTACTAATGCCCAACACGGTCAAGGTGTGGCTGGTGTGGCAAAAGCAGCCCAAGCCGCAGGGGTAGAACTGAATCAAAGAAGACGCGATAGAGGAATGCTACCTCGCGCAGTGCGTGCAGTGGTTATCGGCTTTCCTAACGTTGGTAAGTCAGCCTTAATCAACCGTTTATTAGGAAAACGCGTTGTAGAAAGTGCTGCTCGTCCTGGTGTAACACGTCAACTACGCTGGGTGCGAATTTCTGACCAGTTAGAACTGTTGGATGCTCCCGGAGTCATCCCCGTTAAATTGGGTAATCAAGAAGCAGCAGTGAAACTAGCAATTTGTGACGATATTGGTCAAGCATCTTATGACAATCAGCTAGTAGCTGCGGCCTTGATTGATATAGTCAATTCACTCCAAGAACAAGCCGGTGAGTTATTACCAAGATCACCCCTATACGCACGGTACGAACTCGACCCTACACCCCACACAGGAGAAGGGTATTTACACGCTCTAGCAGAATATCGCCACAAGGGGGATGTGGAAAGAACGGCAAGGCAATTATTAACTGACTATCGCAAAGGCTTATTGGGAACTTTACCTTTAGAGTTACCACCAATGTAA
- a CDS encoding VOC family protein yields the protein MGFHYTDALITLATLNINQLVTFYTNFLEQQPITSIPNVYAEFLVAGMRLGIFQPKQTHESEFHNSTKSKVSLCLEVSNLEAAIAHITDLGYPPPGEIAIASHGREIYAYDPDGNRLILHQAITGNN from the coding sequence ATGGGTTTCCACTATACAGATGCACTAATCACTCTCGCCACACTCAATATTAATCAATTGGTGACCTTTTACACTAACTTCTTAGAACAACAACCAATAACTTCCATACCCAATGTGTATGCCGAGTTTCTTGTTGCTGGAATGCGATTAGGTATTTTTCAACCTAAACAGACTCACGAGTCCGAATTTCACAATTCAACTAAAAGTAAAGTGAGTTTGTGTTTAGAAGTCAGTAATTTAGAAGCAGCGATCGCACATATCACCGATTTAGGTTATCCCCCACCAGGAGAAATTGCGATCGCCTCCCACGGCAGAGAAATTTACGCCTACGACCCAGATGGTAACCGTCTGATTTTACATCAAGCCATCACAGGTAATAATTAG